A DNA window from Paenibacillus andongensis contains the following coding sequences:
- the qcrB gene encoding menaquinol-cytochrome c reductase cytochrome b subunit — MFKNVYNWIDERLDITPMWRDVADHEVPEHVNPAHHFSAFVYCFGGLTFFITVIQILSGMFLTMYYTPDIINAYASVDYLQHKVAFGVIVRGMHHWGASLVIVMMFLHTLRVFFTGSYKAPREMNWVVGMLIFFVMLGLGFTGYLLPWDNKAYFATQVGMKIAAAVPFAGPYIETLLQGGSIVGAQTLTRFFAIHVFFLPGVLLALLAGHFFMIRKQGISGPL; from the coding sequence ATGTTTAAAAACGTATACAACTGGATTGACGAACGTCTTGATATTACGCCAATGTGGAGGGATGTAGCAGACCACGAGGTTCCAGAGCACGTAAACCCTGCTCATCATTTTTCCGCTTTCGTATATTGCTTCGGCGGATTGACGTTTTTCATTACAGTCATTCAAATTTTGTCAGGTATGTTCTTAACTATGTACTACACACCTGATATTATCAACGCGTATGCCAGCGTAGACTATTTACAACATAAAGTGGCTTTCGGTGTTATTGTCAGAGGTATGCACCATTGGGGAGCCAGCTTAGTAATTGTCATGATGTTTTTACATACCCTGCGCGTGTTCTTCACAGGCTCTTATAAAGCACCCCGTGAAATGAACTGGGTTGTAGGCATGTTGATTTTCTTCGTTATGTTAGGTCTTGGTTTTACCGGATACCTGCTTCCATGGGATAACAAAGCATATTTCGCAACACAAGTAGGTATGAAGATCGCAGCAGCGGTGCCGTTCGCGGGACCTTATATTGAAACATTGCTGCAAGGTGGAAGCATTGTTGGCGCACAAACATTGACTCGTTTCTTCGCCATCCACGTATTCTTCCTGCCGGGCGTTCTGCTAGCTTTGCTTGCTGGACATTTCTTCATGATTCGCAAACAAGGTATTTCCGGACCGCTATAA
- a CDS encoding YitT family protein: MRFKERFADRFTNVVAIMIGTAIYAFGLHYFVISNELMEGGVTGVSLLLKYVLNVPPSISTLLINIPLFYIGWKNFGKGRMLYTIFGVVSLSFFLWIMELLIKKQWLIPFHTTQDYFLATLYAGITLGAGLGLVFRFGGTTGGSDILAHIGNKKRGWSVGQVILIIDVIVIGSSLIYLPKEKVLYSLVAVFVSSRLIDYISEGAYAAKVFTIISDQASQLAQAITTELDRGVTLFPARGAYSGNNKEVVYCVVYRHETRRLRELIHAMDPRAFIIIGEVHDVIGEGFKKQ; this comes from the coding sequence ATGAGATTTAAAGAACGATTTGCTGATCGATTTACGAATGTTGTTGCAATTATGATCGGCACGGCTATTTATGCGTTTGGTTTGCACTATTTTGTTATTTCTAATGAGTTAATGGAGGGCGGAGTTACAGGTGTTTCCTTGCTGCTCAAATATGTATTAAACGTCCCACCTTCCATATCTACCTTGTTGATTAATATTCCTTTGTTTTATATCGGTTGGAAAAATTTCGGCAAAGGAAGGATGCTATACACCATTTTCGGCGTCGTCTCTTTGTCTTTCTTTTTATGGATCATGGAGCTTCTTATTAAAAAGCAATGGCTGATCCCTTTTCACACCACTCAGGATTACTTTCTAGCGACTCTATATGCGGGTATCACACTCGGGGCTGGACTCGGACTTGTCTTCCGTTTCGGAGGTACTACAGGCGGCTCTGATATCTTGGCTCATATCGGTAATAAGAAGAGAGGCTGGAGTGTCGGCCAAGTCATCCTTATTATTGACGTCATCGTCATTGGCTCCTCGTTAATCTATTTACCTAAAGAGAAAGTTCTATATTCACTTGTGGCCGTCTTCGTAAGCTCTCGACTTATCGATTATATTTCCGAGGGTGCTTACGCCGCCAAAGTCTTTACCATTATTAGCGATCAAGCAAGTCAGTTAGCACAAGCCATTACGACAGAACTAGACAGAGGAGTGACTTTATTCCCAGCTAGAGGAGCCTACTCCGGCAATAATAAGGAAGTTGTGTATTGCGTTGTCTACCGTCACGAAACGAGGAGGCTTCGCGAGCTCATTCATGCCATGGATCCGAGGGCATTCATCATTATTGGTGAAGTACATGATGTTATTGGGGAAGGATTCAAAAAACAGTAA
- the dapB gene encoding 4-hydroxy-tetrahydrodipicolinate reductase, with amino-acid sequence MDRKIRVAVIGASGRMGREVVKTVLTESDMELVAGVSRSSGPIDLGRMVGFEECGVQMSNDLEQALTESRPDVLVDFTGPQTAVSHTNLAIRLGIRPVMGTTGFTPQAIAELDKQCQENGIGGIIAPNFSIGAILMMRFAAQASKYFPNLEIIEYHGDQKLDAPSGTAVKTAELISEVRGELRQGNPNEEETIEGSRGGYYNGFRIHSVRLPGVFAQQEVIMAEQGQALKIRHDSYDRAAYMPGVAIAVRKVMTYSGMIYGFEHFID; translated from the coding sequence ATGGATCGTAAAATTCGAGTAGCCGTTATTGGTGCAAGTGGAAGAATGGGGCGAGAGGTCGTGAAGACCGTGCTCACAGAGTCCGATATGGAATTGGTGGCTGGGGTTAGCCGCTCCTCTGGCCCAATTGATTTGGGAAGGATGGTAGGATTTGAAGAATGTGGGGTTCAAATGAGCAATGATTTGGAGCAGGCTCTCACTGAATCCAGACCAGACGTTTTAGTTGATTTTACAGGACCGCAAACAGCGGTTTCACATACAAACTTAGCTATTCGCCTAGGAATTCGCCCAGTAATGGGAACAACAGGATTTACACCCCAAGCTATTGCTGAATTGGACAAGCAGTGTCAAGAAAATGGCATTGGCGGAATCATAGCTCCGAATTTCTCAATAGGGGCTATACTTATGATGAGATTTGCGGCTCAGGCGTCTAAATACTTCCCAAATCTCGAAATCATTGAGTATCACGGCGATCAAAAGCTGGACGCGCCTTCAGGAACAGCAGTGAAAACCGCGGAACTGATCTCCGAAGTTAGAGGAGAGCTGCGTCAAGGTAATCCAAATGAAGAAGAAACAATTGAAGGTTCGCGCGGCGGGTATTACAATGGATTTAGAATACATAGCGTTCGATTGCCTGGTGTCTTTGCTCAGCAGGAAGTGATTATGGCAGAGCAGGGCCAAGCGCTCAAAATTAGACATGACTCCTATGATCGTGCAGCCTATATGCCGGGCGTTGCGATTGCTGTACGTAAAGTGATGACATATAGCGGAATGATTTATGGATTCGAGCATTTTATAGATTAA
- a CDS encoding YpiF family protein, producing MKFNEISAQDWPELKPYLDTCLLPLTGLTGFEDPAQVTLALEQLRDALETIEIPYKGRVVTYPALHYITGTDMREQLNTISLHLKRMGFRYVIGLTIHTEAALWKDEQTDLLIVVDMEQWTSQSELIKSSISKQVQALWQPND from the coding sequence TTGAAGTTTAATGAAATATCAGCGCAAGATTGGCCAGAATTGAAACCGTATTTGGACACCTGTTTACTTCCATTGACTGGGTTGACTGGGTTTGAAGATCCAGCACAAGTGACACTCGCGCTAGAACAGCTTCGAGATGCTCTGGAAACAATTGAAATTCCTTACAAGGGAAGAGTTGTAACCTATCCAGCGCTGCACTACATAACGGGTACGGATATGAGAGAACAGTTGAACACCATTTCACTTCATTTAAAAAGAATGGGGTTCCGTTATGTTATAGGTCTTACCATACATACAGAAGCAGCTCTTTGGAAAGATGAGCAAACGGATTTGCTGATTGTTGTCGATATGGAGCAGTGGACGAGCCAATCGGAACTAATTAAATCAAGTATTTCCAAACAAGTACAAGCACTATGGCAGCCGAACGATTAA
- a CDS encoding methylglyoxal synthase, which produces MLKIALIAHDRKKDEMVNFVTAYEHVFEGHKLYGTGTTAQRIMDGTKLDVHRFMSGPLGGDQQIGALVAQNEMDFIIFLRDPLMAQPHEPDIIALLRLCDVQGIPCATNVATAELLVRALDRGDFGWRELVHKYKPGIE; this is translated from the coding sequence ATGTTAAAGATTGCGTTAATTGCCCATGATCGTAAGAAAGATGAAATGGTGAACTTCGTTACCGCGTATGAACATGTATTCGAAGGTCATAAGTTATATGGAACAGGTACGACTGCACAGCGGATTATGGATGGCACAAAATTAGACGTACATCGATTTATGTCAGGTCCGCTTGGGGGAGACCAGCAGATTGGCGCTTTGGTAGCACAAAATGAAATGGATTTTATTATTTTCCTTCGAGATCCATTAATGGCTCAACCACATGAACCGGACATTATTGCTCTTCTTCGTCTGTGTGATGTTCAGGGAATTCCTTGCGCTACGAATGTAGCAACAGCAGAACTGCTCGTCAGAGCGCTTGATCGCGGGGATTTTGGATGGAGAGAGTTAGTACATAAATATAAGCCAGGTATTGAATAA
- a CDS encoding ubiquinol-cytochrome c reductase iron-sulfur subunit, producing MSDHNNHKEEQHGKKPGTKREMSRRQFLSYTLGGAGGFMGAGIIIPMIRFAIDPVLQKKSAADWVKVVEESKITNVPQAFTFQVHQVDGWYESDAELVAWISKDKSGKLFALNPTCKHLGCTVNWNDNPAYKDQYFCPCHGAHYTQDGKNLAVAPKPLDEYTTKVENGFVYVGQLHANTRV from the coding sequence ATGAGTGATCATAACAATCACAAAGAAGAACAGCATGGGAAGAAGCCCGGGACCAAACGCGAAATGTCTCGTCGACAATTTCTTTCTTACACCCTTGGTGGCGCTGGTGGATTCATGGGAGCCGGTATTATTATACCGATGATACGGTTTGCTATTGATCCTGTCCTTCAAAAGAAAAGTGCTGCGGATTGGGTTAAAGTTGTCGAAGAAAGTAAAATTACAAATGTTCCACAAGCGTTTACGTTCCAAGTCCATCAGGTTGACGGCTGGTATGAAAGCGATGCAGAACTGGTTGCATGGATTTCCAAAGACAAAAGCGGCAAACTCTTTGCATTGAATCCAACTTGTAAGCATCTTGGTTGTACAGTCAACTGGAACGATAATCCTGCTTACAAAGATCAGTATTTCTGTCCTTGTCACGGTGCTCACTATACGCAAGATGGTAAGAACCTTGCTGTTGCACCAAAGCCTTTGGATGAGTACACGACCAAAGTAGAGAATGGTTTCGTTTATGTGGGACAACTACATGCTAACACAAGAGTATAA
- a CDS encoding DUF1405 domain-containing protein, translating into MQQGLSVSYFWSKDFLLSKKMLWAFFISNLLGTIYGYEWYWAQMVDTIANYPLWYVLFVPDSPTASLFFTLSIGFLLIDRSLDQQPSKLYRAFRGFVEAFALITSFKYGIWAVAMIWTGAWQGVPVGWDGWMLTGSHLAMAVEALLFVRWYKYRLTAVIIVAIWTFWNDFMDYERGIFPRLPRELEDNLNTIEWFTVGLSATGILIAIVCLLIRKNRST; encoded by the coding sequence TTGCAGCAAGGGTTGTCCGTTTCCTATTTTTGGAGCAAGGATTTTCTGCTCAGTAAAAAGATGTTGTGGGCGTTTTTCATTTCAAACCTTTTAGGAACCATTTATGGCTATGAGTGGTACTGGGCACAAATGGTCGATACGATTGCTAATTACCCGCTTTGGTACGTACTTTTCGTTCCAGACAGCCCAACAGCCAGCTTGTTTTTCACACTATCAATCGGCTTCCTGCTGATAGACCGTTCTTTGGATCAGCAACCTAGTAAGCTCTATCGTGCTTTTCGCGGGTTTGTTGAAGCGTTTGCACTGATTACTTCATTTAAATATGGAATCTGGGCGGTTGCCATGATTTGGACAGGGGCCTGGCAGGGAGTTCCCGTCGGCTGGGATGGTTGGATGCTGACAGGCTCGCATTTGGCAATGGCTGTGGAAGCGCTGCTATTTGTTCGTTGGTATAAGTACAGGCTAACGGCTGTTATTATTGTCGCCATCTGGACATTTTGGAATGATTTCATGGATTATGAAAGAGGGATTTTTCCACGATTGCCTCGAGAACTTGAAGACAATCTAAATACGATAGAATGGTTCACAGTTGGGTTAAGTGCGACAGGCATTCTGATAGCAATCGTTTGTCTGCTTATCCGCAAGAATAGAAGTACATAA
- the bshB1 gene encoding bacillithiol biosynthesis deacetylase BshB1 — MSDSLDILIFGAHADDAEIGMGATIAKHTKLGLKVGLCDLTYAEMSSNGTVETRIEEAELAASILGVKVRTNLGLPDRGLFATQANIERITQEIRKFKPRIVFAPYWQDRHPDHIACSGLVQEAVFNAKLRKYLPDSEPVNVEQMYFYFINDVYEADLMVDVTDYYDEKIAALSAYRSQFITGQGTVATPLNQGYIERVEARDRVLGQKRLLTYAEGFISKLPLVVDRFV; from the coding sequence ATGAGCGATTCTCTCGATATTCTTATATTTGGCGCACATGCAGATGATGCTGAGATTGGAATGGGGGCTACGATTGCCAAACATACCAAGCTTGGGCTTAAGGTAGGGCTTTGTGATTTAACCTATGCCGAAATGTCCTCTAATGGCACAGTTGAAACAAGGATTGAAGAAGCGGAACTAGCTGCGAGTATTCTTGGCGTTAAGGTTCGGACGAATCTGGGACTACCGGATCGAGGATTATTTGCCACACAGGCCAATATTGAGCGGATTACACAAGAAATTCGTAAATTTAAGCCTAGAATCGTGTTTGCTCCCTACTGGCAGGACCGACATCCAGACCATATAGCCTGTTCGGGGTTGGTTCAGGAAGCTGTTTTTAACGCCAAGTTACGCAAGTATTTGCCTGATTCTGAGCCTGTGAACGTGGAGCAGATGTACTTTTATTTTATAAATGACGTTTACGAAGCTGATCTCATGGTGGATGTAACCGATTATTACGATGAAAAAATTGCCGCACTGAGCGCTTATCGCTCACAATTTATAACAGGTCAAGGTACGGTAGCCACGCCCTTAAATCAAGGCTATATCGAACGAGTTGAAGCTCGTGATCGCGTGTTAGGTCAAAAGCGTTTGTTAACTTATGCGGAAGGTTTCATTTCAAAGCTGCCTTTGGTGGTAGATCGATTCGTTTGA
- a CDS encoding nucleotide pyrophosphohydrolase has translation MSERTLKDIQQEVDTYISQFKEGYFSPLAMLARMSEEVGELAREVNHTYGEKPKKSTEEDNSIELELGDILFITICFANSLGIDLTEAHDKIMHKFNTRDAGRWTKINTETT, from the coding sequence ATGTCTGAACGTACTCTTAAAGATATACAACAAGAGGTTGACACTTATATTTCCCAGTTTAAGGAAGGATATTTCAGTCCTTTAGCTATGCTGGCCAGAATGTCAGAAGAAGTTGGCGAATTAGCCCGAGAAGTGAACCATACCTACGGTGAAAAGCCAAAAAAAAGCACGGAAGAAGACAATTCTATTGAGCTCGAACTCGGTGATATTCTCTTCATAACGATCTGTTTCGCGAACTCTTTGGGCATTGATTTGACGGAAGCGCACGATAAAATCATGCATAAATTCAACACACGGGACGCGGGTCGATGGACCAAAATTAACACCGAAACTACATAA
- a CDS encoding sporulation protein YpjB — protein sequence MFNYSSMKWLTTTLLLAVVISISSACGVSTSTIGQAAPIDPVQVERIAFLNQIADEMYKQTMDGQVTEARNKLMQMSDQIPKIHFEGITSVEGLNALTETITQAKRVYNAVTYSPEEGQIAVAKIRLATDALTHKNQPMWLQYHKVLQNDTNILHEAVKANKQKEALANFGKLSQHVAIIHPSLLISRDASSVEKLDSLLTFIRTNLNSQPMSIRQLESALDHLNQVLDDLFLKNKDAIAFVPLTDPRQPIIWSLGIGLIIVSVLSFVGWRMYQSGRNIVHVKQTKEGENR from the coding sequence ATGTTTAATTATTCCAGTATGAAATGGTTAACAACCACACTTCTGCTGGCAGTTGTTATAAGTATTAGCTCAGCTTGCGGAGTTAGCACGAGCACAATCGGACAAGCCGCGCCAATAGATCCTGTGCAAGTAGAGCGGATAGCGTTTTTGAACCAAATTGCTGATGAGATGTATAAACAAACCATGGATGGTCAAGTCACAGAAGCGAGAAATAAACTGATGCAAATGTCTGATCAGATTCCTAAGATTCATTTCGAGGGGATAACATCTGTAGAGGGGTTAAATGCTTTAACGGAGACGATTACACAAGCGAAAAGGGTCTATAATGCCGTAACTTATTCACCAGAAGAAGGGCAGATCGCTGTCGCCAAAATCCGTCTCGCCACGGATGCGCTAACACATAAGAACCAGCCTATGTGGCTGCAATATCATAAAGTACTGCAAAATGATACCAATATCCTACATGAGGCTGTAAAAGCGAATAAACAGAAGGAGGCGTTGGCGAATTTCGGCAAGCTGTCCCAGCATGTTGCCATTATTCATCCTTCCTTGCTGATTAGCCGAGATGCCTCTTCCGTTGAGAAACTTGATTCGCTGCTCACTTTCATCCGAACGAATTTGAATAGTCAGCCTATGTCGATCCGACAATTGGAATCAGCGCTTGATCATTTAAATCAAGTATTGGATGATTTATTTCTGAAGAACAAGGATGCGATCGCTTTCGTGCCACTTACGGACCCTAGACAGCCAATCATCTGGTCGTTAGGTATTGGTCTCATTATTGTCAGTGTGCTATCCTTCGTAGGATGGAGAATGTATCAATCAGGACGAAATATTGTCCATGTTAAGCAAACAAAAGAAGGCGAAAATAGGTGA
- a CDS encoding menaquinol-cytochrome c reductase cytochrome b/c subunit, with translation MAHGHKSDEKIVYVGDSRVIKKTQEQRLIPKDYSAYPGKSEAFIPNFLLKEWMVGVVVLVGMLVLVMSDPAPLGYPADPKNTAFIPMPDWYFLFMYQLLKYPYTSGDYVVLGAVVVPGLLFGGLMLAPFLDTGKERRFYRRPIASSLMILSLIACTYLTYTSWSHYQVELKEKNIVPEHIKREEEMHAKKGAAGGGGGAAKDTKKSAAIVAADDPGAEIYKKATCLSCHGAGLKGMPASGVPALLGVGDKHPQDEILGIIKNGKGNMGKQYQANIDKGLSDADINKLAEWLSKQKAQ, from the coding sequence GTGGCGCATGGTCATAAGTCTGACGAAAAAATCGTTTATGTGGGAGATTCCCGCGTAATAAAGAAAACACAAGAGCAACGACTGATTCCTAAAGATTATTCTGCATATCCGGGGAAATCAGAAGCATTCATACCAAACTTCTTGTTGAAGGAATGGATGGTTGGTGTAGTCGTATTGGTCGGTATGCTAGTACTGGTCATGTCGGATCCAGCTCCGCTAGGATATCCTGCGGATCCTAAGAACACCGCGTTCATTCCAATGCCGGATTGGTATTTCTTATTCATGTATCAATTATTGAAATACCCATATACATCAGGAGACTATGTTGTACTTGGTGCGGTTGTTGTACCTGGTTTACTGTTCGGCGGCTTGATGCTTGCTCCTTTCTTGGATACAGGTAAAGAGCGTCGTTTCTACAGAAGACCGATTGCTTCAAGCTTGATGATTTTATCTCTTATCGCTTGTACGTATTTGACGTATACATCTTGGTCACATTACCAAGTAGAATTGAAAGAGAAAAACATCGTTCCAGAGCACATTAAGCGTGAGGAAGAGATGCACGCGAAAAAAGGTGCAGCTGGTGGTGGTGGCGGCGCTGCGAAGGATACGAAGAAATCTGCAGCTATCGTTGCTGCGGATGATCCTGGTGCAGAGATTTACAAGAAAGCAACTTGCTTATCTTGTCACGGTGCTGGACTTAAAGGGATGCCTGCTTCTGGTGTACCTGCCTTACTTGGTGTTGGTGATAAGCATCCCCAAGATGAGATTCTTGGCATTATCAAAAACGGTAAAGGCAATATGGGTAAGCAATATCAAGCTAACATTGATAAAGGCTTAAGTGATGCTGATATTAATAAACTTGCTGAATGGTTATCCAAACAAAAAGCTCAATAA